CCCAGGTGTCTGGACGCAGCCCACTGCCCACCGCCAGCCGGACCTTATGTCCATGCTCTGCCTTGTCCTGAGAcaagtggggagaggggcaggagacTGAATGCCAAGATGCCAGCTCCTCCAAGTGGAGCCCTGTTTCACATTCCCCAGAAATCCCTTCCACTGTGACCTCCTTCGGATGCCCTAAACATCAGAGTCCTAGCACCCCATACCCTTTCTTGCCATTTTCTTCTCCTCGCTTCCTCTCCCCCCAACTCCCAGGCAACTGTCTCGGTGGCTCCGCCAACTGCCCATCTCCCTTCCGTGGCTCTGCAAGGAGCTGTGCCCACGCACCGGGGGCTGGTTGACAAGGTATCGGCATAATTCCCCGATGTACTGGAACACCGTCACCCTGTGCTGCTGGCAGTCCTCCCAGAACTGACCAGCTGAGAACTTGGACTTCAGCACCACTGTGGCCCCTGccagaagtggggagggaggggaggaaggaaggaggtgagGTTAAGGGCTGGGGAGTCCTGACCCCCTCCTTCCCAGGCACTAGCCTCCCCTGTAGTGTAGTTCCTGGGAAAGGCCTGGCTGTGACATTCACACTTTGCACAGGCCAAGCtggccctccttccttcccacctgTGCCTTGGAGAGGTTTATGCCCTCTTCCCACTTCCCATCCCCAAGCCATCCATCCTTCGAAGCCTGCCTCCAAGTCTCAACCCTCTTCTCCATTTGCCTCTTCCTGGGCTGCCACTCACAGCTctcccctgccctggcccctggAGTTCTGTGAGCTGCATGGCTGCCTTAGTTGCCCAGTCTGCAGGTCTGTGCAGGCGATGCTTCTCCACTGTACCAGGAGCTCCTGGAGAGGAGGCcttgcctcctccttcctctggaTTCTCTACCTTGAAGGGCTCAGGAAGCATCCCCAGGTGAGCGTACCACAGTGGATATTTAATGTTTGCTGGTACGAGCATTTGTTGGAGGACTGAAtcgggggttggggtgggggagactgACCAATGCCCAAGCAGCCCACGATGCCCAACAGGGAGCCAGACATGTGGTAGAGTGGGAGGGCGAGGTAGATCACATCATCCTGGTGGGCACCACAGAGCTGGTAGAATCCCTGGCATTGAAGGATCTTCAGATGACTGATCCGAGCAGCTTTggggaggcctgggggtggggtagTGGGGGAGATCAGGGGAAGGGTCTGAGCTCCAAGTCTTGTGTCCCTCTTTGTCCCTCCTGGGTTTCCCACAGAAAGCCACAGAGGCAAGACTGAAACTGAGAAGACAAGCCAGGCTGTCTTAGAAATGGAGGAAGTTCAGGGACGTAGAGAAATGAAGAGGGATGGGAGTGCTGGCGAGAGAGGGGATATGATCGCTGGGCTAAGAACCCTCTCTGGGGGCTTTGAAGGCGTGGCCCGGTAGCAGAGGAGGTCACAGGTCCTGTTCTTAGACCCCTGCGTTCCTCGACCTTAGTTTCTAGGAGGCAAACATTGAATCCAGCCCTCACCCGTCGTGCCAGAGGTGAAGATATACAGGCACGTGTCCATTATGTTCTTGGGGGCAGACAGATATCCAGGCACTGGTTCATCCACTTCAGCTGAGGCCTCAGCCAGCAAATCGCTGATTCCAGCAGGATGGCTTTCAGCGCCTGCAGCCCACAGGTGGAGCCCCATGGCTCTCAGGGCCGGCAGGTCAGGCTCCAGGGACTCCAGGAActctgggtggagtgggaaaGCATAGCTCCATGGCTCTGCCGCTACCCACAGGCCCTCTCCACCCTTTACCCTATTCacacccctcctccacctcccacccGTATTGCTCCTGGATGAGACTGGACTGCGGACGTCCATCATGGGTCTGGTATGGAGCGCGACTGTTCGGAAATCCTTGGAGAACCAGAGACTCAGCTCCATCCTTTCGCAAACCCAGACTCCTCTCTCCACCCTTTCTGAACCCCAGGAAAAGCGTGCGGCCCGCTTCCGAGCCCACCCGGTCGCTGCCGCTCGCAACACGCCCCTTTCCGTGGCTGGCCCCGCCCCCATCGGCCAAGCGCTCCAGCCTTACCTGGCGCCAGCACTAGCGCGCGGGCGCCGCAGCTGCGGAGGCAGTGCAGTAGGGGACCCCGGCGCAGGGCGGTGGGCACAAAGGCCGTGCGCAGGCCGGCCTTGGCCAGCCCGAACCAGAGCCACAGGAACTCTGGGCAGGCAGGAAGCAGCAGCGCCACGGTGGCCCCAGGTGTCAGGGGGGCCGCGCCATCCCTTTCCCGCACGGCCCGCGCCGCTCCGCTTCCGGCCGCGACGTCTGGAGCGCCGTGCGCCGGCTGCTCGCCTTCCTCGGCGCCCCccgtgccgccgccgccgccgggtcCCCTGTCCCAGCCTCGTGCGCGCAGGAAGGCGCGCGCAGTCCGGTTGCTCTGGCGCTCGGCCTCCGCGTAGCTAAAGCGCCGCGCGCCGTGAATGAGAAAGGTGTGCGAGGGGCGCTGCTGGGCCAGCTGCGCAAGGcgccaggccaggctgcagcccCCCTCGGGACCTTCCGGGTCGGCGGCAGCCGCGGCGAGGGCGCGTGCTCGAAGAGCCCGTTTGCAGCGTAGGGCGCGCACCGTGAAGGCCAAGTCCGCCGCGAGCCAGCGCAACTGCGGCCAGAGGCGCAGcttcagcagcagcagcggcagcagtaGCAGCAGGGGTAGCAGCAGGAGGGCGGCCATGGTGCCCTCTTCCTCCACTCGGCCCTGTCTGGCCCCAGCCGCTCGCAGACTGCCCTGATACTCCCTTCCGAAAAACTGGGGCCGCTGGCTAGCGTTTAGACCTCTCGTTCCCGGGAGCGCGCGCTCTGGCACACGCCCCTTCCcacccagcccccctccccacggGCGGAGAGCAAAGGCCCGGGAGGAGGGCTAGCGGGGGCCGGCCCCGCACTCCCGGCCCTCCCCACAGCTACGCTCCGCCCTAGGCGCGCTCCCTCCCGGGCTACTCGTGGCCCGCACCCTACCAGGTCCTGGGCGGTGCTCCCGCCTTCTATCTCAGGGTCGGCTCGGCTCCCCGGGCTTTTTGAGGTTTTCGCTGCGCAAGGCTGGACGTTGGACTCCACAGCCTCAGTGCCAGGGCCTCAGGCTCCAAGCCCATCTTTCCCTCTTACATCCCATTTTCACCCTGCTCTCTCCCAAAAGAGATTTAAGAACTCGGCCCCTTGCCCATATGGTGCCCCAAGTCCCGGCGAGACAGCCAGACCTATGTCCTCCCTCCAGCTGCCAGGAGCAGCAGCAACCCCAGGAGATGGGTGGGGGCTGAGTTAAGCAGGGGAAAGGTGGAGGCCCAGACGGCCAGATTTCTGGAGGGGCCACGGCGGAGGCCCCTCCCTTTGGGCAAAGGTACAATAATTAGGGCCAGCCAGCAAATGCTTTCCATCCTGGTTTTAATTGTGGCAGAAGAAactggggaaggagagaagaaggaaaagagaggccTACGGCAGCTCAGACTTTCAAAGGAAGGGGCAGCAGCTTTGAGGGGAGAACCTGGATTCTGTAAAAGACAGATTAGCAGGCTAAACAGGAGCTGTCTGCAGTCAGCTCAAACTTCACTCCCCTCTCCTCAGCCTGCCACCCAAGCTCCCTGGACTACGAACAAAAGCACAGCCAAGGAGCTCTTTTCTGCTGGTACACATGGATGGGCAAGTGGCCAGACTGGAAGAGGGTCCCTTCTGCCTAGTATCTGAACTCTCTCGACCAGGCACACTTCTGTCCTTCAAGATCCCAGCTGGGAGCATCCCTCACCCCGAGCAGCTGGTCCTCCAGCAGTTGCTAAGCATCGGAGTATGAAAAACACTAGTTTCTGGAAGCCTCTAGTTTCTTGAGACAGGTAAGGACAGAGCCTACTGGGGAGATGGTGCCAGCATCAATTTCTGCCTGGTCAGGTTGGTGCCTGGCCCGCACTGCCAGTGGTAGCCAGAAGGATGGGGTGTGGGGGGCGGTGGGCAAACCCAAGCCCCTCTTGGTCCAGGCAAGAAaggggcaggtgggaagggaaaaggggaagCTGTGAAGCAACAAAGAGGGGGTGCCAATTAAATTGAGACCACTTGTACATGCGCAGGGTAGGTGGGGGCAGCAACTCCGGCACAAGAGATTCTGGCTTGttttattgtcatttaaaaacaacttttaaaatgcaattatctctgccaaaaaaaggaaaaaaaaaaaaaaaagaaagaaagaaggcagaATCAAGGAAATGGGACCATTTGACAGTTCTGGGGAACATGTCTCTGGGACTCCCGGGCCCTGGGCCAGCTTGAGGTGCCGACCTCCGGCCAACACAAGCCTCCCAGGCACCCGAGGTGGCGCTGTGGCCTCCCTCTCAGGTTTCTTCCCGAACACTTGTGGCATTTGCCCCACGGAGAGGAAAAGGCAGCTGGACCATGTCACAGATTAAATGCCCACTTCATACTGGTGTATGTGGGGCAACTATAAAATGCCTGTTCAGAGCAAACCAAGACCTGAAGGGGGAAGCTGGAAGGGGCACCCACACAGTTTTCACTCTCATCCTAACCTCTCTGGCCAGCTGCCCCTTTGCCATTTCTTCTGTTGAAACAGCTTTTGGGGGACTGGGAGCAGAGgccaggggagtggggagggggctgaagACCTCCACCACAGTCCAGGTTTTGTACAGCCTCTGGCTTCAGTGGGAACCCAAGTATCAGTGGGAGCAGCAGTGTGATGGGGCTGGAGgccccagagaggagggaggaggggctgggggctgcacgGCAGCTTCTCAGGCTGGGCCAGTGGAGGCAGCTCATCCTTCTCACAGGGTGAGCTTTGGGATGGGGACAGGGTGCTTCCCCTACTATCTCCCCAGCCCCTATTAACCTCTGATTCACCAAGAAGGGGAGGGCAGTCCagctgggggtgggatggggaacACAGGGCCTCAGTCACTGTCAGACCCCACTGCAGAGGACCCTTTCCGTTTCCGCTTGGTGGGCTTCGGTTTTGTGTCTTCTTCTTCCTGGAAGAGATTGGTGGGGGAGAAAGCACTAGCCTGGGCAGCTGCTGCCCCAACTCTGCCCGCACCCCGCCCCCCTTTCCTCCTGTGCATGGCTTACACCGCCAGGGCTCTCACCGAGGCACTGCTGGAACCTGACTCTTCCTCAGCATTGGGAGGCTGGGTGGCATTCTTTCGACTTCGGGGGCTGGACAGAGCTGCTTTTCGCCGGCTCTTGGGCGGTTTCGTGGAAGAGTCCTCATATTCCTCGGCCAGGGAGAAGAGATCACTGAACCTAGGGAGAGAGCAAGCTCTCGGAGGGGAGCATCCCAGCCCCATGGCCGTCCTCCCATCCTCCACGGCCACCACGCTGGGGTCTCTTATTTGTCTTCAACCCCATGGTCTTGCTGGTCATTAAGTTTGTGTTGCCAGCACCCCCGGTTCCCCCAGGCCTTCTCCCACTACTTCCCAAGGCCAAAAGCGCAAGGAGCCTTACTTCATCTTGTGGGCTTCATCACAGCTCGCCTGGACGTGCTGTAGGGCCTGCAGAATTGGGGTCTGGCTAAAAactagaggaaggaagggagagcgGGGAAGGAGGAACAGTGAGGTGTCTGGGAGTTTGTTAAATGGTACCCAAGGGTTACTTTCTCCTGCCTCTATCCCACCCGTACCCACGGGTGGTCTGAGCCAGGGCAGCACCAAGCACGCTAGACTCGGAGGGGGCAGGAAAACATACAGTTCTGCTTGGTGTTGGTCAGGTTGAGACGCAGGTTGTCCAGGTGCTCTAGTATCTGCTCCAGAGTTAGCTGGGCCAGCTTGCTGCTGGAACTCCTCAGGCTGTGGGAAGTCACAGGAGCCAGAGTCTGAGCTCGCAGTGAGGGCTCTAGGAGGGCGAGATGCCCATCCCCACCAGGGTCCCTCCCTAAGAcagagaaggggctgggaggggccgggCAGGGTGAAAGGAGGTGTGCCTAAACacgagggagaggggaaggggccgCAGTGGTCCTGCCTGCCAGGCAGCTTCACACCACTAGATGTCGCCCACAAGCCAGGCCGGGACCAACGGGACACCAAACGGGACcgccctggggcctggggcgcccgcGGGGCTGTGTCCCACCTCTGCCTCTTGCGCGGGAGGCTGTTGTTCTTGATGAGCAGGGACTTGACGTGCTCAGCCAGCAGCTCGTCGTGCTTCATGCACCAGTGCCGCAGGATGCTGGTGGTGAACTGGTCGTCGGGGTGGCAGGGCCGGCTCAGCACCATCTTAACCATCTCCTCACTGGGTCTGTGGGCGTGAAGGGGGGCACCCTTCTTGCACAGCTGGCCTCAGAACCGCTGGGACTCTCCCACCGACTCTCCCCCCAAACCCCAGcccccacacccctgccccaccccaaacTCGCTGTAGCTTCCTACTCtcacatctctctccctcttctctttggGCCAAGGAATGCCTGGTTTCATCCTTTGCAGAAGCCAGGAGACAAGAAGTGAGACTCTTCAGTTTGTGTGgtggtaggtgtgtgtgtgtgcgtgcgcgcaggTGTGCTGGGATGGAGGCCCACTGAATCCCCCACTTTGCCCAGAACAGTCAGgaaacaggccagggaggcaaaaGAACAAGCATGTGGTGTGTGAATGTGCCGCTTCCCACCACTGACTACCCTACTAGAGCTGTAAGCCACCCTGGTATCTAGCCCAAGGGAGGTAtagaggaaggggctgggaggccCCCCAAGGCCCCCCAGCCTTCGCACTTCCTTTCGGACACGCTGTACCATTTCTAGTGCCTCAGGCAAGAGAGGAGAAAAGGTGGAAGGAAGGCAAGAAGGTAGGAAGGAAAAGATACACAGCTGTTACCCCGTTTATCTGGGGCTGCTGGAAAACTGCTGCTGATGGAGGGAGGggcctctgccttctctccctctACGCTCCGCCCCTGGTAGGGCGCACAGGGGTCCAGCcggctctgctctctgcaggttgaggGAGGGGATGGTGTGTGACCCTTCTACCCTGACCCTTCCTCCTCTCGGAGTAGCCATGTGGTGGCCTCAGGagcgtgggggaggggagcaggagtCACCAGGGATTAGAATTGCTGTGGCAGCAGGAAACAGGGATGTCCGGTCCCCACCTCTGAGGGCAGCTCCTGGTGGGCAGGGGGGTAAAGTCGAGAGGAAGCCCAGATCCCAGGGGAGCTGCTTATTTGTAAATCTCTTTGAGGGAAGGGCAGAAGAAGCAGATGTCAACAATAGGAAAAAACATGGCCAGAGGAGCAGCACAGAAGCCCTTTATACCATACGGCAGGATCTCTTGGTGTGTTGGGATTGAGGACTAAAGAACCTGGAGGGTGGAACTCACTTCTCTCTTCGGAGTTGAAGCAGTAGGCAGGACAGGGCCTCTGGGTGctctgtgggggaggggagaggctgttCAGAGGAATTCGAAATTCCAGGAAGAAATCCTGGCACCTCTGCCATCCCCCAGCCAACAGCCACTGGAAGGAGCAAGGATAATCTTCAACAAGAAACCAGGAAAAGCAATTTCCTCCCCTACTCCTATGAGGTCCCAAGCCACCAGCGCCTGGCCTGGAACTGGCCCGAAGGGCTCAGCTACAGAGGATAGGTGACTGACAGGAGCCTGCCTCTCCAAACTTGGCACTTTGGTGGGGAAGGGCGCGGTGGACCTGGGCTCATCTAGAAAGAAGCCCAGAGGCCCAAGGCCTGCCGCAGCCAGACTGCGAGTGTCCTCTCCCCCGCGTTCCCTGCCCACAACCCTACTCACCCTTGTACTTGAGGTGCTGCAGGATGGGGATGATGGTCTCCAGGGGGATGTTGTGGGCCAGGAAGAGCTGCCAGGCGCAGTACTGCTCGAAGGTCTCCCAGTCCAGGCTCTGGACTGAAGAGACACATTCATTCATATTCATACTCCcattccctctctgtctctctctctctctcacacacacacacacacacacacacacacaatccactAACACCAGCGCCCCAAGCAGGGGTGGTACAGGGCTGGCGACAGCGATCCTAAGTCTACAGATACTTTCCCTTTCCACACAAAGCATATTTCCAAAGGCTTTCTGTAGTTTCTGTATTCCCATCAGCCCCAAGGCCGGAGGGCCAGGAGGAAGTCTTTGCAACTTACAGAGCAAGAAATAGATCCAGAGAGACACTGCCCAGGACCACACAGCAGGGCAGAGTGAGGTTCTACCCCATTCTCAGCCCCAGAACCAGCTTTCCAGTTACTAGAAAA
The sequence above is a segment of the Vicugna pacos chromosome 21, VicPac4, whole genome shotgun sequence genome. Coding sequences within it:
- the SLC27A3 gene encoding long-chain fatty acid transport protein 3; protein product: MAALLLLPLLLLLPLLLLKLRLWPQLRWLAADLAFTVRALRCKRALRARALAAAAADPEGPEGGCSLAWRLAQLAQQRPSHTFLIHGARRFSYAEAERQSNRTARAFLRARGWDRGPGGGGGTGGAEEGEQPAHGAPDVAAGSGAARAVRERDGAAPLTPGATVALLLPACPEFLWLWFGLAKAGLRTAFVPTALRRGPLLHCLRSCGARALVLAPEFLESLEPDLPALRAMGLHLWAAGAESHPAGISDLLAEASAEVDEPVPGYLSAPKNIMDTCLYIFTSGTTGLPKAARISHLKILQCQGFYQLCGAHQDDVIYLALPLYHMSGSLLGIVGCLGIGATVVLKSKFSAGQFWEDCQQHRVTVFQYIGELCRYLVNQPPDKAEHGHKVRLAVGSGLRPDTWERFVRRFGPLQVLETYGLTEGNVATFNYTGQQGAVGRASWLYKHVFPFSLIRYDVTTGEPVRNIQGHCVATSPGEPGLLVAPVSPQSPFLGYAGGPELALGKLLKDVFRPGDVFFNTGDLLVCDDQGFLRFHDRTGDTFRWKGENVATTEVAEALETLDFLQEVNVYGVTVPGHEGRAGMAALVLRPPHSLDLVQLYAHVSENLPPYARPRFLRLQECLATTETFKQQKVRMAKEGFDPSTLSDPLYILDQAGGAYLPLTPARYSALLAGDLRI